One Balaenoptera ricei isolate mBalRic1 chromosome 16, mBalRic1.hap2, whole genome shotgun sequence genomic window carries:
- the LCOR gene encoding ligand-dependent corepressor isoform X2, with translation MQRMIQQFAAEYTSKNSSTQDPSQPNSTKNQSLLKASPVTTSPTAATTQNPVLSKLLMADQDSPLDLTVRKSQSEPSEQDGVLDLSTKKSPCAGSTSLSHSPGCSSTQGNGENSAEAIAVDSNNQSKSPLEKFMVKLCTHHQKQFIRVLNDLYTESQPGTEDLPPSDSGTMDASTCNAGCAQLGTKHKEKDAMCLNMKSSTSVELFVDSSGSHSPQHLTEQALKEPPPETNSVDGRENTLTVVQKDSSELPTTKPNSMDSSTLGYLTASNSSSVNFHHISKSLEGQTTGQEQDTDVKICKDGKDHVQSSALVENLIAVKVATENSEESNSCIVSQRNSFKALSEEAWDSGFMGNSPRTADKENALQCSSKTPLRQDLEASEQDSRPKQENHLHSLGRNKMGYHLQPSDKSQFDHSKDGWLAPSPMPPVHKASNGHSRTKMLSTSIKTARKSKRASGLRINDYDNQCDVVYISQPITECHFENQRSILSSRKTARKSTRGYFFNGDCCELPTVRTLARNLHSQEKASCSTLASEAVVTPKQTLIISAPQPTIDVQHPREDNPEEPSKEIISLKEGDRDASSEKESQEPEVCPVTNNANPSSSSRSKETAASSPVWPLPAHLPEEDLPEGSSAVSAPTGSGISSPERDQQPVELLDTKEMSVPQDCPLLPSTESLSEGGSEDVVPRPCSPPETVSREESPLCSENQSPPVGLEPPTSLGKAEEDQSIGTEAETEDTQELDTDPLLKESSTLTNENPSEIEESEAPGGTGKFEGEDGDVKHPPEKDMCGQNIDSPEENLDKKKKGKKFPEASDRCLRSQLSDSSSADRCLRNQSSDSSSACAEIKVSKNPGAKRSKKEGYPGGTAPESFLTEGFHTKALEDTENPNVKENPSEKDAEQEGEGGGMITRQTFKNMLAKEVKGEEEGIFPSSDPLATVGQPLPGEKLEIYVQSKLGENSTQDPSESIPCTFPEQSKEKPGPIPAQETEEVVNDIDSADSPHKDDDSDVLSSTVGLSSSRSDDAAGPPKWVPRLTRLTSSTYNLRHAHALDSLDTMKVTSEKEAAQGNTIPKENETSESGDPIDEDEVDTMVDDQPKFVEWCAEEENQELIANFNAQYMKVQKGWIQLEKEAQPTPRARNKSDKLKEIWKSKKRSRKCRGSLEVQKFSPVQMLFMTNFKLSNVCKWFLETTETRSLVIVKKLNTRLPGDIPPVKHPLQKYSPSSLYPSSLQAERLKKHLKKFPGATPARNNWKTQKLWAKFREDPDQVAPEDDSDVSLSPNPEDSIEEVKEGRNSHPPTNSPTPASTRILRKYSNIRGKLRAQQRLIKNEKVESPFRPAVESKQSCKSVCINPLMSPKLALQVGADGFPVKPKSTDGMKGRKGKQVSEISPKAEVQNKRKRTEGGSTQDRKDKGAATKASKEKHVDGSTRAPAAKKPAARDRISQLSKKTTLKEKKVKIPKKSPGKSCPPSRKEKENTNKRPTQPSPSEMVTKPAKQKGAGESSSRPQKATNRKQSSGKTRARPSTKTPENSAAQRKRKLKAKLDSSHSKRRRMDTK, from the coding sequence TGAGAACTCAGCAGAGGCAATAGCAGTAGATTCTAACAATCAGTCGAAGTCCCCACTGGAGAAGTTTATGGTCAAACTGTGCACTCATCATCAGAAGCAGTTCATTCGTGTTCTGAACGATCTGTACACTGAATCTCAGCCAGGCACCGAGGACCTGCCACCTTCGGATTCTGGAACAATGGATGCCTCCACCTGCAATGCTGGCTGTGCCCAGCTCGGCACCAAACATAAGGAAAAGGATGCTATGTGTCTCAATATGAAGTCTTCTACTTCTGTAGAGTTGTTCGTAGACTCATCAGGCTCTCACAGCCCTCAACACTTGACAGAACAGGCCCTAAAGGAGCCTCCTCCCGAGACAAACTCTGTAGATGGAAGAGAGAATACTTTGACTGTTGTCCAAAAAGATTCCTCTGAACTTCCAACCACTAAACCTAATTCAATGGATAGTTCCACTCTGGGATACCTCACTGCATCTAATTCTTCCTCAGTAAACTTCCACCACATCTCTAAGAGCTTGGAGGGGCAAACCACTGGACAGGAGCAAGACACAGATGTGAAAATATGCAAGGATGGTAAAGACCACGTGCAGAGTTCAGCTTTAGTAGAAAATCTAATTGCAGTAAAAGTGGCAACTGAGAATAGTGAGGAGAGCAACAGCTGTATTGTTTCTCAAAGAAATTCATTCAAAGCTTTATCAGAAGAGGCTTGGGACTCAGGGTTTATGGGGAATTCACCTAGAACTGCTGACAAAGAGAATGCTTTACAGTGTAGCTCAAAAACACCTTTACGCCAGGACTTAGAGGCAAGTGAACAAGATTCAAGGCCAAAGCAAGAGAACCATCTTCACTcattaggaagaaataaaatgggtTACCACTTACAGCCCAGTGATAAGAGCCAGTTTGATCATTCCAAAGACGGTTGGTTAGCCCCCAGCCCCATGCCACCTGTACACAAAGCATCTAATGGACATTCACGAACCAAGATGCTTTCAACCTCCATTAAGACAGCTCGGAAAAGTAAAAGGGCATCAGGGTTGAGGATAAATGATTATGATAACCAATGTGATGTCGTTTATATCAGCCAGCCAATAACAGAATGCCACTTTGAGAATCAACGATCGATATTATCTTCTCGGAAAACAGCCAGGAAGAGTACTCGAGGATACTTTTTCAATGGTGATTGTTGTGAGCTGCCAACTGTTCGCACACTGGCCAGGAATTTACACTCCCAAGAAAAAGCAAGCTGCTCAACACTGGCCTCCGAGGCAGTGGTCACTCCCAAGCAGACCCTTATCATTTCAGCACCTCAGCCTACAATAGATGTGCAGCATCCCAGAGAAGACAACCCTGAAGAACCTAGTAAAGAAATAATCTCCCTCAAGGAAGGAGACAGAGATGCATCATCTGAAAAGGAATCTCAAGAGCCTGAGGTTTGCCCTGTGACAAATAACGCAAACCCAAGCAGCTCCTCTAGATCAAAGGAAACAGCAGCCTCCAGCCCAGTGTGGCCTCTCCCTGCTCACCTTCCTGAAGAGGATCTTCCAGAAGGCAGCTCCGCGGTCTCAGCTCCCACAGGAAGTGGGATATCTTCTCCTGAACGAGACCAACAGCCAGTTGAACTGCTAGATACAAAGGAGATGAGTGTACCCCAAGACTGTCCCCTGCTTCCCTCCACAGAGAGCCTTTCTGAGGGAGGCAGTGAAGATGTTGTTCCTAGGCCTTGTTCCCCTCCTGAAACAGTAAGTAGAGAGGAAAGTCCTCTGTGCTCAGAAAATCAAAGTCCCCCAGTGGGCTTGGAGCCTCCCACGAGCCTGGGAAAGGCTGAGGAAGACCAAAGCATCGGTACTGAGGCTGAGACCGAAGACACTCAGGAATTAGATACTGACCCACTCTTGAAGGAAAGCAGCACTTTGACTAATGAAAACCCCAGTGAaattgaggaaagtgaggcaccaGGTGGTACAGGAAAATTCGAGGGAGAGGATGGTGATGTAAAACATCCTCCAGAAAAAGATATGTGTGGTCAAAACATTGACTCACCTGAAGAGAATCTGGACaagaagaaaaaaggtaaaaaattccCCGAGGCCTCTGATAGGTGCCTAAGAAGTCAACTTTCAGATTCTTCCTCTGCCGATAGGTGCCTAAGAAATCAAAGTTCAGATTCTTCCTCTGCTTGTGCTGAGATCAAGGTTTCTAAAAATCCTGGTGCAAAACGTTCTAAAAAAGAAGGGTATCCTGGTGGGACAGCACCTGAGAGCTTCCTGACTGAAGGTTTCCATACAAAAGCTCTGGAGGACACTGAAAACCCAAATGTCAAAGAAAACCCCTCTGAGAAAGATGCTGAGCAGGAGGGCGAAGGAGGTGGGATGATCACCAGgcagacttttaaaaacatgctAGCAAAAGAAGTCAAGGGGGAAGAAGAAGGCATTTTCCCCAGCAGTGATCCCTTAGCCACAGTTGGCCAGCCCCTGCCTGGAGAGAAACTGGAAATCTATGTTCAGTCTAAATTAGGTGAGAACAGTACTCAAGACCCCTCTGAAAGCATTCCTTGTACGTTCCCAGAACAATCAAAAGAGAAGCCGGGACCTATTCCTGCACAAGAGACGGAAGAGGTTGTAAATGATATAGATAGTGCAGACAGCCCGCATAAAGATGATGATAGTGACGTGCTATCTAGCACAGTTGGATTGTCAAGTAGTAGAAGTGATGACGCTGCTGGGCCCCCAAAATGGGTCCCAAGGCTTACAAGACTGACCTCCTCAACCTACAACCTAAGACACGCTCATGCTCTGGACTCCTTGGATACTATGAAAGTGACTTCCGAAAAGGAAGCAGCACAAGGAAACACAATCccaaaggaaaatgaaacttcAGAGAGTGGAGATCCCATAGACGAGGATGAGGTGGACACAATGGTAGACGACCAGCCAAAGTTTGTAGAATGGTGTGCTGAGGAGGAGAACCAAGAGCTCATCGCCAACTTCAACGCCCAGTACATGAAAGTTCAGAAGGGCTGGATCCAGCTGGAGAAAGAAGCCCAGCCAACACCAAGAGCAAGGAACAAGTCAGATAAGCTGAAGGAAATTTGGAAAAGCAAGAAAAGGTCACGGAAATGTCGGGGTTCACTGGAGGTTCAAAAGTTTTCTCCTGTTCAGATGCTGTTTATGACAAACTTTAAATTATCTAATGTTTGCAAGTGGTTCTTAGAGACAACTGAAACCCGGTCTCTGGTAATTGTGAAGAAGCTCAATACTCGTCTTCCAGGAGACATCCCTCCTGTCAAGCATCCTCTTCAGAAGTACTCTCCTTCCAGCCTGTACCCCAGTTCACTACAGGCTGAACGCTTGAAAAAACACTTGAAGAAATTTCCCGGAGCTACTCCTGCTAGGAACAATTGGAAAACACAGAAGCTCTGGGCTAAATTTCGAGAGGATCCTGACCAAGTGGCGCCAGAGGATGACAGTGACGTTAGCCTCAGCCCCAATCCTGAAGACAGCATAGAGGAGGTCAAGGAAGGTAGAAATAGCCATCCTCCCACAAACTCACCCACCCCTGCCAGTACCCGGATCCTTAGAAAATATTCCAACATTCGAGGAAAGCTCAGAGCCCAGCAGCGTTTGATCAAGAACGAGAAAGTGGAAAGCCCATTTCGTCCGGCTGTGGAAAGTAAACAGAGTTGTAAGAGTGTATGCATCAACCCTCTGATGTCCCCCAAGCTTGCGCTGCAAGTAGGTGCAGATGGGTTTCCTGTTAAGCCCAAGAGTACCGATGgaatgaagggaaggaaagggaagcaggTGTCTGAAATCTCGCCGAAAGCAGAAGTTCAGAATAAACGCAAGAGGACAGAAGGCGGCAGCACTCAGGACAGGAAGGACAAGGGAGCTGCGACGAAGGCCAGCAAAGAAAAGCACGTTGATGGATCCACCAGAGCCCCCGCTGCCAAGAAGCCAGCTGCAAGGGACAGAATCAGCCAACTGTCCAAAAAGACGactttgaaagagaagaaagtgaaGATCCCTAAAAAGTCACCTGGGAAGAGCTGCCCTCCctccaggaaagaaaaagagaatacaaaCAAAAGGCCTACCCAGCCCTCCCCCTCGGAGATGGTGACAAAACCTGCAAAGCAAAAAGGGGCAGGTGAGTCCTCTTCAAGGCCACAGAAAGCCACAAATAGGAAGCAGAGCAGTGGAAAGACTCGGGCCAGACCCTCGACGAAAACCCCAGAGAACAGTGCAGCCCAGAGAAAGCGAAAGCTGAAGGCAAAGCTGGACTCTTCCCACAGCAAACGGAGGCGGATGGATACAAAGTGA